Proteins encoded by one window of Simiduia curdlanivorans:
- a CDS encoding 5-oxoprolinase subunit PxpA, producing MTLLLNCDLGESFGSWTMGMDEQVMPHIDQANIACGFHAGDPLIMSKTLKLAADNRVMIGAHPSYPDLVGFGRRSMNCSVDEMRTLVLYQLSALDGMAQSTGQQVEYVKPHGALYNDMMANPLVRETMMEAVASYYRPMRLMLQATPQADEHRAEAERLGIELYFEAFADRCYADDGKLLSRTRPGAVHSKAKMLAQVQQLKNHGTITTVSGHTLTLVVDTLCVHGDNSEGVAAIADIRALLQD from the coding sequence GGTATGGACGAGCAGGTTATGCCCCATATCGACCAAGCCAATATCGCCTGCGGCTTTCACGCCGGCGACCCGCTGATCATGAGCAAAACCTTGAAGCTCGCCGCCGATAATCGGGTGATGATTGGCGCCCACCCGAGCTACCCAGATCTGGTCGGTTTCGGCCGTCGCTCGATGAATTGTTCGGTTGATGAAATGCGCACCTTGGTGCTGTATCAGTTATCCGCCCTCGATGGCATGGCGCAGAGCACCGGTCAGCAAGTGGAATACGTAAAGCCGCACGGCGCGTTATACAACGACATGATGGCCAACCCACTGGTGCGCGAAACCATGATGGAAGCCGTTGCAAGCTACTATCGCCCGATGCGCTTAATGCTGCAGGCCACACCGCAGGCCGACGAGCACCGCGCCGAAGCCGAGCGCCTTGGTATAGAACTGTATTTCGAGGCCTTTGCCGACCGCTGTTACGCCGACGATGGCAAACTGTTGTCGCGCACCAGACCTGGCGCCGTACACAGCAAAGCTAAAATGCTCGCCCAAGTACAACAGCTCAAAAATCACGGCACCATCACCACGGTGAGCGGGCACACCCTGACCTTGGTCGTCGACACCCTGTGCGTACACGGCGACAATTCCGAAGGTGTAGCGGCTATCGCCGACATCCGCGCGCTGCTGCAAGACTAG
- a CDS encoding biotin-dependent carboxyltransferase family protein, which translates to MSALKVIQPGFLSLLMDAGRLGQHGLGLTTGGPLDEISFYWANRLCQNPNNTTLIEASVGGLELEALANTSLAVTGANMPLTINGQSKPLWATHSVRTGDKIKLGFATAGARCYLAVAGGFDIEPQFGSTATVVREGIGGLNGKALAAGDQLALGQAVNTIDDQYLALEAQPTFASNISVRVILGYQEQHFSAAQKALFFSNSYEVSNQCNRMGYRLTGPAIKCEIGGIVSEGICLGAIQVPADGQPIVLLHDRQTIGGYPKLGAVFSGDLYKLGQLMPGANLHFEAMDIYQAQAELLLEQRRREQQALTKGTP; encoded by the coding sequence ATGAGCGCCTTAAAGGTTATCCAGCCCGGCTTTTTAAGCCTTCTCATGGACGCCGGGCGCCTCGGCCAACACGGCCTAGGTTTAACCACCGGCGGCCCACTCGATGAGATCAGTTTTTACTGGGCCAACCGCCTATGCCAGAACCCGAATAACACGACGCTGATTGAAGCCAGCGTGGGCGGCCTAGAATTAGAGGCGCTTGCCAACACCAGCCTCGCGGTTACCGGTGCCAATATGCCACTAACCATCAATGGCCAAAGCAAGCCGCTCTGGGCAACCCACAGCGTTAGAACCGGCGACAAGATAAAGCTCGGCTTTGCCACAGCGGGCGCGCGCTGCTATCTAGCGGTGGCCGGCGGCTTCGATATCGAGCCACAATTTGGCAGCACCGCCACCGTGGTGCGCGAAGGCATTGGCGGGCTGAATGGCAAGGCCTTAGCCGCCGGCGATCAGCTCGCGTTGGGCCAAGCCGTAAACACGATAGACGACCAGTATTTAGCGCTAGAGGCCCAACCAACCTTCGCCTCGAACATCAGCGTGCGAGTTATTTTGGGTTACCAAGAACAGCATTTCAGCGCCGCGCAAAAGGCGTTATTTTTCAGCAACAGCTACGAGGTGAGCAACCAGTGCAACCGCATGGGTTATCGCTTAACCGGGCCTGCCATTAAATGCGAAATTGGCGGCATCGTCTCGGAAGGCATTTGTTTAGGTGCCATACAAGTGCCGGCCGATGGCCAGCCCATTGTGTTATTACACGATCGCCAAACCATCGGCGGCTACCCAAAATTAGGCGCGGTATTTAGCGGCGATTTATACAAACTCGGCCAGCTAATGCCCGGCGCCAATCTACACTTTGAAGCTATGGACATATACCAAGCGCAAGCCGAACTTCTACTCGAACAACGCAGGCGCGAACAACAAGCGCTCACCAAAGGCACACCATGA
- the pxpB gene encoding 5-oxoprolinase subunit PxpB codes for MTKPTAADQPQPLDICIAGSNAVIVYFAHSISEAAASQVAALTAQLKRAAPAWLIDLVPSYSSLLVVFNPLTTDPLAVKQTLRACATQNTESHQSSDQIVRLPVYYSEASGPDLANLAERAKLSIAEVIEIHTASTYRVYAIGFAPGFAYLGEVDERIAAPRLSTPRTKVPKGAVAIADRQTAVYPAESPGGWNLIGRCPTPMFKPTATPTMPVQSGDLVQFYAIDEAEYLALGGKL; via the coding sequence ATGACCAAGCCCACGGCTGCGGATCAGCCACAACCTTTAGACATCTGCATTGCCGGTAGCAACGCGGTCATCGTCTACTTCGCCCACAGCATCAGCGAAGCCGCCGCCAGCCAAGTGGCGGCGCTTACCGCGCAGCTCAAGCGCGCGGCACCGGCTTGGCTGATAGACCTAGTGCCGTCTTATTCATCGCTGCTGGTGGTCTTTAACCCCTTAACCACAGATCCGCTGGCGGTGAAGCAAACCCTACGTGCCTGTGCCACCCAAAACACCGAAAGCCACCAGAGTAGCGATCAAATCGTGCGCCTGCCGGTTTACTACAGCGAGGCCTCTGGGCCAGACTTAGCCAACTTAGCCGAGCGCGCCAAGTTGAGTATTGCTGAGGTCATCGAGATTCACACAGCCAGCACTTACCGGGTTTACGCCATCGGTTTCGCCCCCGGTTTTGCCTATCTTGGCGAGGTGGATGAACGCATCGCCGCGCCGCGCTTGAGCACCCCGCGCACCAAAGTACCCAAGGGCGCCGTTGCCATTGCCGACCGCCAAACCGCGGTTTACCCGGCCGAGTCACCCGGCGGCTGGAACCTCATTGGCCGCTGCCCCACGCCCATGTTCAAGCCAACGGCCACGCCCACCATGCCCGTGCAGAGTGGCGATTTGGTGCAGTTCTATGCCATTGACGAGGCCGAATACCTAGCCTTAGGCGGCAAACTATGA